A genome region from Etheostoma cragini isolate CJK2018 chromosome 4, CSU_Ecrag_1.0, whole genome shotgun sequence includes the following:
- the LOC117943951 gene encoding tripartite motif-containing protein 16-like protein — MAEPRIPGRMNCLCCGICDEVLRNPTTITCGHNFCMQCIQDRFAYDERTKRLCSCPECGHKFPARPQLTRNTFLADLVSREAASQKRKHSEASKQAPKRARSCTDTRTSSGSNLCVRHSSPLDIYCCTDEQIICAVCAQAEHRGHTIGSVREERRRKQEELKNIQTKSMQILQKQEKKWKNVGKIQKQEEARKTQDYCESVLAGVIDSLQRHYMSVRERIRGHEEEAAAQVEISLQTLQVKMEEMRKRDAELIRLTQTDSDVHFLQKWPSLRHLCEKQHLHLVQEVSEEPLLPFTFIKKAVEQLGKQLEEFCDKEFASISQTADIGEQQESEEETEEDDIQQIWEASTARSHSLSGVNTLTEQNMEPKTRADFLEYACGLSLDPTTAHEDLFIYDDDKEVRLSPLKFKGKAIRHPERFIHRRQVLCREGLQAERCYYEIEVEGEKAEIALAYKGIDRKSRTALSAFGGNANSWSLDRSTNYSVSHRADSIQLTTNPSQRRLGVYLKFKEGTLSFYEVSDTMILLYNVKAKFTEPLYPGFWLGEKCCIRICDLKEDRP, encoded by the exons ATGGCAGAGCCTCGCATCCCTGGGAGGATGAACTGTCTCTGCTGTGGAATATGCGACGAGGTTCTCAGAAACCCCACGACTATTACCTGCGGACATAACTTCTGCATGCAGTGCATCCAGGACCGCTTTGCTTATGACGAGAGGACGAAACGTCTCTGCAGCTGTCCTGAATGTGGTCACAAGTTTCCCGCCAGACCGCAGCTGACCAGGAACACATTTCTAGCTGACTTGGTGAGTCGTGAGGCTGCCAGTCAGAAGAGGAAGCATTCAGAAGCGTCGAAGCAGGCCCCGAAGAGAGCCCGAAGCTGTACTGACACAAGAACATCATCAGGAAGCAATTTGTGTGTGAGGCACAGCAGCCCTCTGGATATTTACTGCTGCACGGACGAGCAGATCATATGTGCAGTGTGTGCTCAAGCTGAGCACAGGGGACACACCATTGGGTCGgtgagggaggaaaggaggaggaaacag GAGGAGCTGAagaacatacaaacaaaatcgATGCAGATTCTccagaaacaagaaaagaaatggaagaaCGTGGGGAAGATTCAG AAACAGGAGGAGGCCAGAAAAACACAGGACTATTGTGAGAGCGTCTTGGCTGGCGTCATTGATTCCCTCCAGAGACATTACATGTCAGTGAGGGAGCGGATCAGAGGTCACGAGGAGGAGGCAGCAGCTCAGGTTGAGATCTCCCTACAGACCCTGCAGGTGAAGATGGAGGAAATGAGGAAGAGGGATGCTGAGCTGATTCGTCTGACACAGACGGACAGCGATGTCCATTTCTTGCAG AAATGGCCCTCCCTGCGGCACCTCTGTGAAAAACAACATCTCCATCTTGTCCAAGAGGTCTCAGAGGAGCCGCTCCTCCCCTTCACGTTTATAAAGAAAGCTGTCGAACAGCTTGGGAAACAACTGGAGGAATTTTGCGACAAAGAATTTGCCTCAATCTCTCAAACTG CCGATATTGGAGAGCAGCAGGAAtcagaagaagagacagaggaggacgACATACAGCAAATATGGGAAGCCAGTACTGCGCGGTCCCATA GTCTCTCTGGAGTTAACACTCTGACTGAACAGAACATGGAGCCTAAAACCAGAGCAGATTTCCTGGAGT ATGCATGTGGCCTCAGCCTGGACCCCACCACAGCTCATGAGGACCTGTTTATTTATGATGACGACAAAGAGGTGAGGCTGAGCCCTCTCAAATTTAAGGGCAAAGCTATTCGTCACCCGGAGAGGTTCATCCATCGACGGCAGGTGCTATGCAGAGAGGGGCTGCAGGCAGAGCGCTGCTACTATGAGATAGAGGTGGAAGGAGAAAAGGCTGAGATCGCCCTTGCCTACAAAGGAATAGACAGGAAATCTCGGACTGCACTGTCAGCTTTTGGGGGCAATGCAAATTCCTGGAGTCTTGATCGCTCCACAAACTACTCCGTGAGCCACAGAGCTGACAGCATTCAACTGACAACAAACCCAAGTCAGCGCAGGCTTGGCGTTTATCTAAAGTTTAAAGAGGGAACTTTGTCATTCTACGAGGTGTCAGACACTATGATACTTCTTTACAACGTTAAAGCTAAATTCACAGAGCCTCTGTATCCAGGCTTCTGGCTTGGAGAGAAATGTTGTATCAGAATTTGTGATTTGAAAGAGGACAGACCGTGA
- the strip1 gene encoding striatin-interacting protein 1 homolog: protein MDLGGNSGLPVNNKQRAMLPNKSRVEFTRNPRKDSEGLSESPDLEFEYADTDKWAAELSGVIYYLHLVCVSVCARKWTELDAAQHRAHAMRLLDGLEVIARDKRLKAARAILYMAQGTFAECSSEADVQYWMRYNIFLLLDVGTFSALVELLNMEIDNSAACSSAVRKPAISLADSTDLRVLLNIMYLMVETIQQDDPADKPEWKIIRETFRAELGSPLFNNEPMSVMLFGMVTKFCSGHAPHFPMKKVLLLLWKSILFTLGGFEQLQSIKVHKRVELGLAPLPEDSIRVIRSMRAASPPASASDLIEQQQKRARREHKGLIKQDNLDAFNEKDPYKADDSREDEDDSDDNDNSVEPETFPLERDEVMPPPIPHPPSDRVSLPKGLPWAPKVREKDIENFLESSRSKFIGYTLGNDTNTVVGLPRPIHESIKTLKQHKYVSIAEIQIAKEEEFQKTPLSGGEEEVEMSSIELLYQGILPSLPQYMIALLKILLAAAPTSKAKTDSINILADVLPEEMPTTVLQSMKLGVDVNRHKEIIVKAISAILLLLLKHFKLNHIYQFEYMAQHLVFANCIPLILKFFNQNIMSYITAKNSISVLDFPHCVVHELPELTAESLEAGDNNQFCWRNLFSCINLLRILNKLTKWKHSRTMMLVVFKSAPILKRALKVKQAMMQLYVLKLLKVQTKYLGRQWRKSNMKTMSAIYQKVRHRLNDDWAYGNDLDARPWDFQAEECALRANIERFNSRRYDKSQSNPDFLPVDNCLQSVLGQRVDLPEDFQMNYDLWLEREVFSKPISWEELLQ from the exons ATGGACCTCGGTGGGAACAGTGGGCTTCCTGTAAACAATAAACAGAGAGCTATGTTGCCTAACAAAAGCAGGGTCGAATTTACCCGAAACCCAAGAAAAGATTCAGAG GGGCTCTCGGAGTCTCCAGACCTCGAGTTCGAATATGCTGATACAGACAAGTGGGCTGCAGAgctgtcaggtgt aATTTATTATCTCCACCTCGTTTGTGTCTCAGTTTGTGCTAGGAAGTGGACGGAGCTTGATGCAGCTCAGCACAGAGCTCATGCCATGCGACTGTTGGATGGTCTGGAGGTGATAGCCCGGGACAAGAGGCTGAAAGCTGCCAGAGCCATTCTTTACATGGCTCAGG gAACCTTTGCAGAGTGCAGCTCTGAGGCTGATGTGCAGTACTGGATGAGATACAACATCTTTCTCCTGCTGGATGTGGGGACCTTCTCTGCTCTGGTGGAGCTGCTCAACATGGAAATTGA CAACAGTGCTGCCTGTAGTAGTGCTGTCAGGAAACCAGCCATCTCCCTTGCTGACAGCACAGATCTCCGAGTGCTGCTCAACATAATGTACCTGATGGTGGAAACCATACAACAGGATGACCCAGCAGACAAGCCTGAATGGAAAATCATCAGGGAAACCTTCAGAGCAGAACTGG GATCTCCTCTGTTCAACAACGAGCCGATGTCCGTCATGCTCTTCGGTATGGTAACCAAGTTCTGCAGTGGTCATGCCCCTCACTTCCCAATGAAGAaggtgttgttgctgttgtggaAGAGCATACTG TTTACACTCGGAGGGTTTGAGCAGCTCCAAAGCATAAAGGTTCATAAGCGTGTGGAGCTGGGTCTCGCCCCTCTCCCAGAGGACAGTATTCGAGTCATTCGCAGTATGAGGGCCGCTTCTCCTCCTGCGTCTGCATCCGACCTCATAGAGCAGCAACAGAAACGGGCGCGCCGTGAACACAAG GGGTTAATCAAACAGGACAACCTTGACGCATTCAACGAAAAGGATCCTTACAAGGCTGACGACTCTCGTGAGGATGAGGATGACAGCGATGACAATGACAACTCTGTAGAGCCAGAAACTTTCCCTCTAGAGAGGGACGAGGTGATGCCTCCGCCTATTCCTCACCCTCCGTCAGATAGGGTATCGTTACCCAAAGGACTGCCGTGGGCTCCTAAAGtcag GGAAAAGGACATTGAAAATTTCCTGGAATCAAGTAGAAGTAAATTTATTGGGTACACACTTGGAAA TGATACAAATACAGTTGTTGGCTTGCCTAGGCCAATTCATGAGAGCATTAAGACCTTAAAGCAG caCAAGTACGTCTCCATTGCTGAGATACAGATTGCAAAGGAGGAGGAGTTTCAGAAAACCCCTCTGTCTGGG GGtgaagaggaggtggagatgTCCTCCATTGAGCTGCTCTATCAGGGAATTCTGCCCAGTTTGCCTCAATACATG ATCGCTCTGCTGAAGATCCTGCTCGCAGCAGCTCCGACTTCCAAAGCCAAGACCGACTCCATCAACATCCTGGCAGACGTACTGCCGGAGGAGATGCC GACCACAGTGTTGCAAAGCATGAAACTTGGTGTTGATGTCAATCGACACAAAGAGATCATTGTGAAGGCTATCTCTGccatcctgctgctgcttctaAAACACTTCAAACTTAACCACATCTACCAG TTTGAGTACATGGCTCAACACCTGGTGTTTGCGAACTGCATCCCCCTCATTCTGAAGTTTTTCAACCAGAACATCATGTCTTACATCACCGCTAAAAATAG CATTTCAGTACTTGACTTTCCCCATTGTGTGGTGCATGAGCTCCCGGAGTTAACTGCAGAGAGTTTG GAAGCAGGAGACAACAATCAGTTTTGCTGGAGGAATCTGTTCTCTTGTATTAACCTGCTAAGGATCCTCAACAAACTAACCAAGTGGAAGCACTCCAGAACAATG ATGCTAGTGGTGTTTAAGTCCGCTCCCATCCTGAAGAGGGCGCTGAAGGTCAAGCAGGCCATGATGCAGCTGTATGTCCTCAAGCTGCTTAAAGTGCAGACCAAATACCTGGGACGTCAGTGGAGGAAGAGCAACATGAAGACCATGTCTGCCATCTACCAAAAGGTCCGACATCGGCTTAATGACGACTGGGCCTACGGGAACG ATCTGGATGCTCGTCCTTGGGACTTCCAGGCCGAGGAATGTGCTCTGCGGGCCAACATTGAACGCTTTAATAGTCGCCGCTACGACAAGAGCCAGAGCAACCCGGACTTCCTGCCTGTGGACAACTGTCTGCAAAGTGTCCTGGGACAGCGGGTGGACTTGCCTGAGGACTTCCAAATGAATTACGACCTTTGGCTGGAGCGGGAGGTCTTCTCCAAACCTATTTCCTGGGAAGAACTGCTACAGTGA